A single Montipora foliosa isolate CH-2021 chromosome 7, ASM3666993v2, whole genome shotgun sequence DNA region contains:
- the LOC138010471 gene encoding uncharacterized protein, with translation MLQTDVPLSMPAAVCVASDDLLLCADDGHRVVYQIQLERNGVTINGKLRKLIGYPEGIHRLESLTLSDSSVVYFAAAKSPHCNGGLYCFDIESSEVTNVLGNMTDNCREIKKVARFKETLVFTDVGGRQVKRYNPTTKEVETLAGDGCEGAQDGTEKSCSFVQVHGVCSVSDSVFTTDAAAGKIKLLTGLSGTTDFLKHLGILYDTFGITCKAATSQPITPEQVIQNLNTVDGYIKATVMNVKETNNLKENSTTNGPQGTVSQKTQTSIELLLNGVKSLVSKVTVVNPSYKDTIDWKTLLTTIVENLHAVSHFKHETFDVLQYATDFGTISKESLKRITKWGAKYFTHPSSYYPVPQTGMAFKDIQYMTPLPPDELSKREEETMKDWVENYRPVRQRTVRSETTKDKAGALPPAVYSNSNTDVTTRVSFQADQVEETPAVSSDMPSAVTDVPVLNFVSDATVPQLTLASTADYNQVEEYESDSDDSDNDVDIDSEELVIGKPVMTRSGRQVRVWTRFDV, from the coding sequence ATGTTGCAAACTGATGTGCCGCTTTCGATGCCTGCAGCTGTGTGTGTGGCCAGCGACGACTTGTTACTGTGTGCTGATGATGGTCACCGAGTTGTTTATCAGATTCAGCTGGAACGGAATGGGGTTACAATAAACGGAAAATTACGGAAACTAATAGGCTATCCAGAGGGCATTCATCGCTTGGAGTCGCTTACACTGTCTGATTCTTCAGTTGTGTACTTCGCTGCGGCAAAAAGTCCCCATTGTAACGGTGGCCTGTACTGTTTTGACATCGAATCCAGCGAGGTAACAAATGTGCTTGGAAACATGACTGACAACTGCAGAGAGATCAAGAAAGTAGCAAGATTCAAGGAAACACTAGTTTTTACAGATGTGGGGGGTCGACAAGTAAAGCGGTACAATCCAACGACCAAGGAAGTCGAAACTCTTGCTGGAGATGGTTGCGAAGGAGCGCAAGACGGGACTGAAAAAAGCTGCAGCTTCGTTCAAGTGCACGGCGTATGCAGTGTTTCAGATTCAGTTTTTACAACGGATGCCGCGGCAGGGAAAATCAAGCTTTTGACGGGTTTGTCAGGAACAACCGACTTTTTAAAACACCTTGGCATTCTTTATGACACATTTGGTATTACTTGCAAAGCTGCTACCTCTCAGCCAATTACGCCAGAGCAGGTCATTCAGAATCTGAACACAGTAGATGGGTACATCAAAGCTACAGTCATGAATGTCAAGGAAACCAACAACCTCAAGGAGAACTCAACAACGAACGGTCCTCAAGGAACAGTGTCCCAGAAAACACAAACCTCTATTGAGCTTCTACTGAATGGTGTGAAGAGCCTTGTGAGCAAAGTAACAGTTGTTAATCCAAGCTACAAAGATACTATCGACTGGAAAACATTACTAACCACAATAGTAGAGAATTTACACGCCGTTTCGCATTTTAAACATGAGACATTTGATGTTCTTCAATATGCCACAGACTTTGGCACCATATCAAAGGAGTCGTTGAAGCGAATTACGAAGTGGGGGGCGAAATACTTCACGCATCCATCTTCATACTACCCAGTGCCACAGACTGGGATGGCGTTCAAGGACATACAGTACATGACACCACTTCCTCCTGACGAGCTTtcaaaaagagaggaagagacAATGAAAGATTGGGTGGAGAACTACCGTCCTGTTCGTCAGAGAACCGTGAGGAGTGAGACAACAAAAGATAAAGCAGGAGCTCTTCCCCCGGCAGTATATTCCAATTCAAATACTGATGTCACTACAAGGGTCTCCTTTCAAGCTGACCAAGTTGAAGAAACGCCCGCTGTCTCCTCTGATATGCCCTCTGCTGTCACCGATGTGCCTGTGTTGAACTTTGTAAGCGATGCTACTGTACCACAGCTAACGCTCGCGTCAACTGCAGATTATAACCAGGTGGAGGAGTACGAGAGCGATTCCGATGACAGTGACAATGATGTCGATATTGATTCCGAAGAACTGGTCATTGGAAAGCCAGTGATGACAAGATCTGGGAGACAAGTCAGGGTCTGGACAAGGTTTGACGTTTAG
- the LOC138011058 gene encoding uncharacterized protein has translation MSLMCYAFLCSGSEKSRSKPEMSEVSTQFMSWRELTDVLTARDLPLRPSCRKARLVAMAVVKAILSFYRSGEEKPVERYKTRVKVTEEHKLLSSFRKNVIEFLGINEQAQKFGLGSYKLKLWRLVKSNGKTAENLGITTQQQLDLELPFLLGSEGESELNVHVVQSVIQWGKNPVVVIKQQDDHVKSVKKSKPQNAKDGSTKRKSRQDAKDDRLLIKKLKEDDAMAVRSDRQQSELRALNAELEKLKGSTAINEAKLKCGLCCKSYSVPLDRKTAGKVSFFKTTHFNECQKKRAGVKGVRTLENFFAKAAAQRLPEPTSSILPVSNEDEQDQFDGADAIVSENESDDFDIGSPSATAFPADLEEGDCGEEKIECRSVESESDKSDVPTSNDEDDTEDLTADDLISCTVCVERAHPLAEKLNKLIKEGKIPEECLFYKYLNDTTSFAMIDSSKASDFHWDHEVCEFFETVKYLGGQRTRNFLRGPGFHGTGRGGKKQFTTFADFNLCGPSHNVSNRCKAGYTTDSGIIKPHLQSFHVFSSHPKADINYLVSSDQVQVIGVSLTMDGTALKPGLEFDTRQKRIIGLTYKVDWNYVCDNPVPKPEEIKANLITSAEVTFMTSVDNSSTMPVGVHYHPKSVSGQDILSQMLGMAKTVQACDRCLNKQPAKNHIVTHNTSLCNSTKCDRCLQMKAVCQECQRKGHLSYLPALRSCESCLEESVQCRKVAVLAVVTDCEECNKQALLEIQKMSENNTMPPELLLLTPLPDVVHIGKSLKCSWSNWFIDLNGQMSNLVLIRTLRDSTDSDIRKPLRKMLTLECVRNKDRMAVEPIVRLSRPEVIEVLSKVSLVVHTLVPEKYRFWASTS, from the exons ATGAGTCTGATGTGTTATGCGTTTTTGTGTTCTGGCAGCGAGAAAAGCCGATCGAAACCGGAAATGTCGGAAGTGTCTACACAATTTATGTCGTGGCGCGAGTTGACAGACGTTTTGACAGCTCGCGACCTTCCTTTACGACCTTCATGCCGAAAGGCCAGACTGGTTGCGATGGCTGTAGTGAAAGCAATATTAAGTTTTTATCGCAGTGGGGAAGAAAAGCCTGTAGAACGATACAAGACCAGAGTAAAAGTCACGGAAGAACACAAATTACTTTCTTCATTCAGAAAAAATGTTATCGAGTTTCTTGGGATAAACGAGCAAGCACAAAAATTCGGCTTGGGTTCctataaattaaaattatggCGCCTGGTGAAAAGCAATGGCAAAACGGCGGAGAATTTGGGCATAACCACACAACAGCAGCTGGATCTGGAATTGCCTTTCTTGCTAGGCTCAGAGGGGGAAAGCGAGCTCAACG TTCATGTGGTACAGTCTGTCATTCAATGGGGGAAGAACCCTGTCGTGGTGATAAAACAACAAGATGACCATGTCAAGTCTGTCAAAAAAAGCAAACCTCAAAACGCAAAGGATGGATCAACTAAAAGGAAATCACGACAAGACGCAAAAGATGACAGACTTCTTATAAAGAAACTTAAAGAAGATGATGCAATGGCTGTCCGAAGCGATCGTCAACAGAGTGAGCTACGTGCGCTAAATGCAG AGCTTGAGAAACTTAAAGGTTCGACAGCCATCAATGAGGCAAAACTCAAATGCGGTCTTTGCTGCAAGTCGTACTCCGTCCCACTTGATAGAAAGACGGCAGGAAAAGtatcatttttcaaaacaa cccacttcAATGAATGTCAAAAAAAGAGAGCCGGAGTAAAGGGAGTTAGGACGTTAGAGAACTTCTTTGCCAAAGCAGCTGCACAACGTTTACCTGAACCTACAAGCTCTATTCTGCCCGTATCGAATGAAGATGAACAGGATCAATTTGACGGCGCGGACGCAATTGTTTCTGAGAA TGAAAGCGATGACTTTGATATCGGTAGTCCATCAGCTACGGCATTCCCAGCTGACTTGGAAGAAGGAGACTGCGGTGAAGAAAAAATAGAATGCAGGTCTGTTGAGTCCGAAAGCGACAAAAGCGACGTCCCTACCTCGAATGACGAAGACGACACGGAGGATCTTACAGCTGATGATCTGATATCCTGCACTGT ATGCGTAGAGAGAGCTCATCcattggccgagaaactaaATAAACTAATCAAAGAAGGAAAGATTCCCGAGGAATGCCTGTTTTACAAGTATCTTAATGACACGACATCATTTGCCATGATTGACTCAAGCAAAGCGTCAGATTTCCATTGGGATCATGAAGTCTGTGAGTTTTTTGAAACTGTTAAGTACCTAGGTGGTCAAAGAACGAGGAATTTTCTTCGAGGCCCAGGATTTCATGGAACTGGACGTGggggaaaaaaacagtttacgACCTTTGCAGATTTCAATCTCTGTGGTCCATCCCATAATGTTTCCAATCGCTGTAAGGCAGGCTATACAACAGATAGTGGGATAATTAAGCCCCATTTGCAATCTTTTCATGTGTTTTCTAGCCATCCAAAAGCTGACATTAATTACTTAGTGAGCAGTGATCAAGTACAGGTTATAGGTGTCTCACTTACTATGGACGGGACAGCCCTTAAGCCAGGACTAGAATTCGATACCAGGCAGAAAAGGATAATCGGGCTAACCTACAAAGTTGACTGGAATTATGTCTGCGACAACCCTGTTCCTAAACCTGAAGAAATAAAAGCGAATCTGATTACGAGTGCCGAAGTTACCTTTATGACGTCCGTCGACAATAGCTCCACGATGCCAGTTGGTGTTCATTACCATCCAAAGTCAGTATCTGGACAGGACATTCTATCACAAATGCTTGGGATGGCAAAAACTGTACAGGCCTGTGATCGATGCTTGAATAAACAGCCTGCGAAGAACCACATTGTTACACATAATACTTCGCTGTGCAACAGTACTAAATGTGACAGATGTCTTCAAATGAAAGCTGTGTGTCAAGAATGCCAACGGAAGGGTCATTTATCTTATCTACCTGCACTCAGAAGCTGCGAATCCTGCCTAGAGGAGTCGGTGCAATGTCGAAAAGTTGCAGTCCTGGCTGTTGTTACAGACTGTGAAGAGTGCAATAAGCAGGCCCTTCTAGAAATCCAAAAGATgtctgaaaacaacacaatgccGCCGGAACTTCTCCTGCTGACGCCACTTCCTGACGTTGTTCACATCGGCAAAAGTCTCAAATGCAGCTGGTCGAACTGGTTCATAGATCTGAATGGACAAATGTCTAATCTAGTATTAATCCGCACATTAAGAGACTCGACAGATTCGGATATCCGCAAACCGCTAAGAAAAATGCTCACCTTGGAATGCGTACGAAATAAAGATAGGATGGCAGTGGAACCAATAGTGCGACTTTCCAGGCCTGAGGTGATAGAAGTGTTGAGTAAGGTGTCGCTTGTGGTACACACTCTGGTTCCGGAAAAGTATAGATTTTGGGCCTCGACCAGCTGA